In one Alnus glutinosa chromosome 12, dhAlnGlut1.1, whole genome shotgun sequence genomic region, the following are encoded:
- the LOC133851667 gene encoding metal transporter Nramp7.2-like, which translates to MALVRVQETPIWKTFLAFVGPGFLVCVAYLDPGNLQTDLQAGADHKYELLWIVLVGLTFALIIQSRSANLGVATGKHLAEHCKAEYPTPVNYCLWILAEVAVIACDLPEVIGTAFALNILLKIPMWSGVLLAGLNTLLLLGLQRYGIRKLEVVIGMLVMIVGGCFLAVLIHARPSPKEILTGMFVPKLKRKGATSDAIALLGALIMPHNLFLHSALVLSRKIPRTYDDIRRASKHFLIESGLALFLSFIINVAIVSVTGSICSDPNISLENRAHCKNITLNSAAFLFKNALGNWSSKLYAISLLASGQSSTVAGTYAGQYIMQGFLDLKMKLWLRNLLTRCIAIAPGLVACILGGSRGAAKLIIVASMILSFELPFALVPLLRFTSSEAKMGLHKNPTVINLVSWLLCCCLIGINLYFLSTTLIGWIMMSNQMPKIGSILTGVLAFITMLLYVSLLTYLILKREKSAASSPTDVAMERINRTSGSRDERGSDLRSNVQRTNEFESDHIIRV; encoded by the exons TTTACAAGCTGGTGCGGACCATAAATACGAG TTGCTATGGATCGTGCTAGTTGGGCTGACCTTTGCTTTGATAATCCAGTCTCGTTCTGCAAATTTAGGGGTGGCTACAG GAAAGCATCTTGCTGAGCATTGCAAGGCAGAGTACCCAACTCCAGTGAATTACTGCCTGTGGATACTTGCTGAGGTTGCCGTGATAGCTTGCGATCTCCCAGAAG TGATAGGAACGGCATTTGCTCTCAACATACTCCTTAAAATACCCATGTGGAGTGGGGTCCTGCTGGCTGGATTGAATACTCTTCTCCTCCTTGGACTGCAACGATATGGT ATAAGGAAGCTGGAAGTTGTCATTGGTATGCTAGTAATGATAGTGGGTGGTTGCTTCTTGGCTGTACTGATACACGCCAGACCTAGTCCAAAGGAGATCCTGACCGGAATGTTTGTTCCCAAGTTGAAGCGGAAAGGGGCCACCTCAGATGCCATAGCTCTTTTAGGAGCTCTCATCATGCC GCACAATCTTTTTCTTCATTCAGCATTGGTCTTATCAAGAAAAATCCCTCGCACATATGATGACATCAGG cgtGCAAGCAAGCACTTTTTGATAGAAAGCGGGCTAGCGTTGTTTCTATCGTTCATCATCAATGTGGCAATCGTATCTGTTACTGGTAGCATTTGCTCCGATCCAAATATCTCTTTAGAAAACAGGGCTCATTGCAAGAATATCACTCTGAATTCTGCCGCTTTCTTGTTTAAG AATGCCCTTGGCAACTGGAGTTCGAAGTTATATGCCATATCCTTGCTTGCTTCTGGTCAGAGTTCAACTGTTGCAGGAACCTATGCTGGCCAGTACATTATGCAG GGTTTCTTAGATTTGAAGATGAAGCTCTGGTTGAGAAACTTACTGACTAGGTGCATAGCCATCGCTCCAGGTTTAGTGGCATGCATCCTAGGCGGATCTCGGGGAGCTGCAAAACTTATCATTGTTGCTTCT ATGATCTTATCATTCGAGCTGCCGTTCGCATTGGTTCCTCTCCTCAGGTTCACCAGCAGTGAAGCCAAGATGGGTCTCCACAAGAACCCAACAGTA ATAAATCTTGTCTCATGGCTACTGTGCTGTTGCTTGATTGGGATCAACCTATATTTCTTGAGTACGACTTTGATCGGATGGATAATGATGAGTAACCAGATGCCGAAGATCGGATCGATCCTCACAGGAGTACTAGCTTTTATAACAATGTTGCTTTACGTATCCTTGTTGACATACTTGATattgaaaagagagaaatcTGCTGCAAGCAGCCCCACTGACGTGGCGATGGAAAGAATTAACAGAACCAGTGGATCCAGGGACGAGAGGGGTTCAGATTTGAGAAGCAACGTCCAGAGAACCAATGAGTTTGAGTCGGATCACATTATCCGTGTATAA